In the genome of bacterium SCSIO 12827, the window GCTGAGCCAGGGCATCAGGCCGCGCAGCTTGGCGCCCACTTCCTCGATCGGGTGTTCGCCCCACAGGCGGCGTTCAGCCTTGAACTGCGGCTGGCCGGCCTTGCATTCCAGCATCCAATCCTTGACGAACTTACCGGTCTGGATGTCGGTCAGGACGTCCTTCATGCGCGCCTTGACGCCATCGTCGATGACCCGCGGGCCGGAGACGTAATCGCCCCATTCGGCCGTGTTGGACACGGAATAGCGCATGTCGGCGAGGCCGCCTTCATAGATCAGGTCGACGATCAGTTTGACCTCGTGGCAGCATTCGAAATAGGCCATTTCCGGGGCGTAGCCCGCTTCGACCAGGGTTTCGTAACCGGCGCGGATCAGCGAGGTCAGACCGCCGCAAAGCACGGCCTGCTCACCGAACAGGTCGGTTTCGCATTCTTCGCGGAAGGTGGTTTCGATGATGCCCGAACGGCCAGCACCCAGACCCGAGGCATAGGACAGGGCGACTTCCAGCGCATTGCCCGACGCGTTCTGGTGAACGGCGACGAGCGACGGCACACCGGCGCCGCGCAGATATTCGGAGCGCACGGTATGGCCCGGCCCCTTCGGCGCGATCATGAACACGTCCATGTCGGCGCGCGGCTCGATCAACCCGAAATGCACGTTCAGGCCGTGGGCGAAGGCCAGCGCGGTCCCTTCGCGCATGTTGTCCTTCAGGTGCTCGTTGTAAAGATCGGCCTGACCTTCGTCCGGGGACAGGATCATGATGAGATCCGCCCACTTGGCCGCTTCGGCGGCGGTCATGACCTTGAAGCCGTCGCCTTCCGCCGTTTTGGCGCTGGCCGAACCGGGGCGCAGAGCCACGGCCACTTCCTTGACGCCCGAGTCCCGAAGGTTCAGCGCATGGGCGTGGCCCTGGCTGCCGTAGCCGACGATGGCCACCTTCTTGGATTTCACCAGGTTCACGTCGGCGTCGCGATCGTAATAGACACGCATTTCTAAAATTCTCCGATCAGTCGTTTCAGTCGTTCTTGAGTGTTGTCAGGTGTTGGGTTCAGATGGGCTTGTTGCCGCGCGAGATGGCGGCCGCACCCGTGCGCGAGACCTCGGACAGGCCCA includes:
- the ilvC gene encoding ketol-acid reductoisomerase, which gives rise to MRVYYDRDADVNLVKSKKVAIVGYGSQGHAHALNLRDSGVKEVAVALRPGSASAKTAEGDGFKVMTAAEAAKWADLIMILSPDEGQADLYNEHLKDNMREGTALAFAHGLNVHFGLIEPRADMDVFMIAPKGPGHTVRSEYLRGAGVPSLVAVHQNASGNALEVALSYASGLGAGRSGIIETTFREECETDLFGEQAVLCGGLTSLIRAGYETLVEAGYAPEMAYFECCHEVKLIVDLIYEGGLADMRYSVSNTAEWGDYVSGPRVIDDGVKARMKDVLTDIQTGKFVKDWMLECKAGQPQFKAERRLWGEHPIEEVGAKLRGLMPWLSENKLVATTKK